A region from the Ciconia boyciana chromosome 1, ASM3463844v1, whole genome shotgun sequence genome encodes:
- the AKAP11 gene encoding A-kinase anchor protein 11 isoform X4, translating to MDTYARAQGNRMKPRISVKKSFGEGVLHSMKSLLHSRKELCNVSADECLNREEQDNFIEITFIGFAEEMGTAHLQELAAVSAELPGVLKLLQLCKLKENEVIFLKDVKKTLAKPYDMKHQHQLPEVFCVMRLSPSFPRIKVDYIFTLLSKYTTGIRYAVEINSSQKHQTEISHGEDDDTNQSVSSIEDDFVTAFEHLDEDEPSKIQSAGACSFTSRNHRDAASQTIPAQCLEAVDSKILVGSAHRKSSARSSTLIDILGLKELSSVKNSVTTSISDPWIQRNFYKPYNPSDQGVNFLCKTLFSSSPAESSESDCSSPSPIIFLDEEGYQKSLKAKLQLPKIPVVKDGIEDSDSEVSEFFDSFDQFDELEQALENSCKVIRDPILGNPSQKRRTAREQLSSGSITMNPQKFKFDRPTLPANVKKPTPRKPESPYSSVFDVPDSPRPVKTSGEENGGLFSPIRSSAFSPLGSCGSSECLCRINLSGDGTGQNHDDAVYNSYSAYADSVSFEILDSVFHSESSSEQVCAGNYSKHKGIVLKEKKGQAADLKMRTGKEPDKHAKSKHKSLMIRDSIQKFATELVEKSFGSAFKDLQKGVSSCTNALCHLAARLTSSVFQMAFYEIGRRRAISLKERAINGIASFLVSEAITGALKELRHVKKQIFTNTVARFAADLAEELVFEGIMEVCQFSYPSTPTAAQPSSFDYEDKVVRSYARDLSESVIQEAFIELSQVDVTFTTQAAISVSMDNIKYVSAESMLESTQTSTVFPNFNDRVALKPIQDSKKEYTVQQALFCTSGVVSSIPVPLAGRALCQHQVSSDAYKAKDSTAPNSDDNMKIYKDTTHPFFTSRKREEEVASFRNIYLISDHSQSTENTPSLLRNRNDTKQTNNRSGMNNDSELTSGSKGINTFSGTMVDMIVNEAYEAITSSRVTKAVEEYTDFLTRKIIDKKPYVQCIGEDFPKNVFADHLAKYVIKQSVDESKTVLCNTGENLACNVSSQTYADTNRKEQCVIKKQEAEKQNNVSIIVEQQQMPLNNPCKCLLTPTHSVQRFSEPKDCWQEQKGHRFSSKSPPSCSTVTFAKHVLEDFTDTGSCLITCLNKPSKKHDMQKPSSGPLTYRQADCFLHANSFSSVMFGSEDASQMEDKSRLKDGNTCVMPDTPPPTPLVPCQGSSEKNLRKLSKKLKGELAKEFAPATPPSTPYNPSVTGLSETERDSLENEEFMLKLMRSLSEEVESSEDEDHSEMPIEKEERSEKTIQYADCLASHVISLATEMAASHLDGKTNKRETDRQVQLGMQNRRCGYTAFINIPEETCNSLWNYAGDMAGKVINEAKKIVKSRHCKLLRLKRVNCQVDCLYLRRGDKDYSSKERCGPMQDQWPGERDSAVLPLPQGSGMTGLTSKYPSCESVTDEYADHIIRVLKREGGNAELLMDQYASRLAYRSIKSGLQQAARKNKLRYNRKTFPGQNAQVNGKLELIKAVNKDAVQQVKSSIHHREDQTYERGIGTQRTECTELLHFSESLAHSITCDVRKKLKMSGACLPKSLTDSCLYKKTEFDEVTGDLTKTRFSRTFLPFSPDHKLYHSTGSLNENGYSEGIIQAIEQYARKVADDTLEKSLESAVLHVAENRKNGDRLSYTEKLSPFSGTVCRCCSMKEHRYCTESTPHHLPASESSIPVRHFLHPGLGGACQKSRVFQLDIPKIHIDVEQKTVFSDKGATAAIKKAEGELSYTSVTADSGIGQDGVSFAESLTTEIMTSAMTNIGQAVNISSVGREGFHSVESIVSQQMSLSIGDDSTGSWSNLSFEDEHPDESSSFLHLSDSNGNSSSWSSLGLEGDMYEENLSFPTSDSDGTEDKDEDSKDAVEGLEQIRKTLAIVNIDLEPNLVDPQLRAALQWLAASETEVSGLHFHDAATREFVFLSRRLRERDWKVGDLLQAVLKYCEMIEKASDGEQALNKSLVGWLLENI from the exons ATGGATACATACGCCAGGGCTCAGGGCAATCGAATGAAACCAAGAATATCTGTGAAAAAG agttttgGTGAAGGTGTACTGCACTCTATGAAGTCACTGCTACACAGCAGAAAAGAGTTATGCAATGTATCAGCAGATGAATGTCTAAATCGGGAAGAACAAGATAATTTTATTGAG attacATTTATAGGTTTTGCTGAAGAGATGGGTACTGCTCATTTGCAG GAGTTGGCAGCTGTTTCTGCAGAGCTCCCAGGTGTTCTGAAATTGCTCCAGTTGTGCAAACTAAAAGAAAACGAGGTTATATTTCTAAAAGATGTAAAGAAAACCTTGGCAAAACCCTATGACATGAAACATCAG CATCAGCTTCCTGAAGTGTTTTGTGTGATGAGACTGTCTCCTTCATTCCCAAGGATCAAAGTTGATTACATATTTACGTTGCTGAGCAAGTATACCACAGGCATAAGATATGCAGTGGAAATAAACTCATCGCAAAAGCATCAAACAGAGATATCCCATGGAGAAGATGATGACACTAATCAGTCAGTTTCTTCAATTGAAGATGATTTTGTCACTGCTTTCGAACACTTAGATGAAGATGAGCCTTCAAAGATACAAAGTGCTG gtgcaTGCAGCTTTACTTCTCGAAACCATCGAGATGCTGCTTCACAGACCATCCCTGCTCAATGTTTAGAAGCTGTTGACTCAAAGATCCTTGTGGGTTCTGCACATCGAAAGTCATCTGCCAGATCGTCGACTTTGATTGATATTTTGGGACTTAAGGAACTGTCCTCAGTAAAAAATTCAGTTACAACCTCAATTTCTGATCCTTGGATACAAAGGAATTTCTATAAGCCATATAATCCTTCTGATCAAGGTGttaattttttatgtaaaacattgttttcctcctctccagctgaaTCCTCTGAGTCAGATTGCTCCAGCCCAAGCCCCATTATCTTCTTAGATGAAGAAGGGTATCAAAAAAGCTTGAAGGCAAAACTTCAGCTACCAAAAATTCCAGTAGTGAAAGATGGTATAGAGGATTCAGACTCAGAAGTAAGTGAATTTTTTGATAGTTTTGATCAGTTCGATGAGCTGGAACAAGCCTTGGAAAACTCTTGTAAAGTTATTAGGGATCCCATCCTAGGAAATCCCTCCCAGAAAAGGAGGACTGCACGTGAACAATTGTCTTCTGGAAGCATTACAATGAATCCTCAGAAATTCAAGTTTGATCGTCCCACTCTCCCAGCCAATGTAAAGAAACCAACTCCTCGTAAACCAGAATCACCATATAGCAGCGTCTTTGATGTCCCAGATTCCCCTCGCCCAGTTAAAACATCAGGGGAAGAGAATGGAGGCTTGTTCAGCCCTATTAGATCATCGGCTTTCAGTCCACTAGGGAGCTGTGGTTCTTCTGAATGTTTATGTCGAATTAATCTCAGTGGAGATGGGACAGGTCAAAATCACGATGATGCAGTTTATAATAGTTATTCAGCCTACGCTGATAgtgtttcatttgaaatactggattctgtttttcattctgaGTCCTCATCAGAACAAGTATGTGCAGGAAATTATTCGAAACACAAAGGGattgttttgaaagagaaaaaaggtcaAGCTGCAGATCTCAAAATGAGAACTGGTAAGGAGCCAGATAAACACGCAAAATCTAAACATAAGTCATTAATGATTAGAGATAGCATTCAAAAATTTGCAACTGAATTAGTTGAAAAAAGTTTTGGCAGTGCATTTAAAGACCTGCAAAAAGGCGTTTCTTCATGCACCAATGCACTTTGTCATTTGGCTGCTAGGTTAActtcttcagtctttcaaaTGGCTTTTTATGAGATTGGAAGACGTAGAGCAATCTCCCTGAAGGAGCGTGCCATTAATGGGATAGCAAGCTTTTTGGTGAGTGAAGCTATAACTGGTGCTTTGAAAGAACTGCGGCAcgtaaagaaacaaatatttaccAACACGGTTGCACGGTTTGCGGCAGACCTTGCCGAAGAACTTGTGTTTGAAGGAATCATGGAAGTATGCCAGTTTTCGTATCCATCGACACCTACAGCTGCACAGCCTTCATCATTTGATTATGAAGACAAAGTGGTAAGATCCTATGCCAGAGATTTGTCTGAATCTGTCATTCAGGAGGCTTTTATTGAACTTTCTCAGGTTGATGTGACCTTCACAACACAAGCAGCCATTAGTGTTTCCATGGACAACATTAAATATGTGAGCGCAGAAAGTATGTTAGAGTCAACACAGACTTCCACagtttttcctaattttaacGATAGGGTAGCACTGAAGCCAATCCAAGATTCCAAGAAGGAATATACAGTACAGCAAGCTCTGTTTTGCACCTCTGGTGTTGTAAGTTCAATACCTGTGCCCTTAGCTGGAAGAGCTCTTTGTCAACATCAGGTTTCCTCTGATGCTTATAAAGCAAAAGATTCCACTGCTCCAAATTCTGATGACAATATGAAAATATACAAAGACACCACTCATCCATTTTTCAcaagcagaaagagagaggaggaagtcgcttctttcagaaatatatacCTAATTTCAGATCACAGTCAAAGTACTGAAAATACTCCATCACTCTTACGTAACCGAAACGataccaaacaaacaaataacagaTCTGGAATGAACAATGATTCAGAATTAACAAGTGGGTCAAAAGGCATTAATACTTTCTCTGGAACTATGGTAGATATGATAGTAAATGAAGCTTATGAAGCCATAACCTCATCTAGAGTAACAAAAGCAGTAGAAGAGTATACAgattttttaacaagaaaaataatagataAAAAACCTTATGTGCAATGTATTGGTGAAGATTTCCCCAAGAATGTGTTTGCAGATCACTTGGCCAAGTATGTCATAAAACAATCTGTAGATGAAAGTAAAACTGTGTTATGCAACACTGGTGAGAATTTAGCGTGTAATGTGAGCTCACAGACTTACGCAGATACCAATAGAAAAGAACAATGTGTGATAAAGAAGCAAGAGgctgagaaacaaaataatgtttctatAATTGTGGAACAACAACAGATGCCTTTGAATAATCCATGTAAATGTCTTCTTACTCCAACTCATTCTGTTCAGCGTTTTTCAGAACCTAAAGATTGTTGGCAGGAACAAAAAGGACACAGGTTTTCTTCAAAATCACCACCGTCTTGTTCCACTGTGACTTTTGCTAAGCATGTTCTCGAGGACTTTACTGACACAGGAAGCTGCTTAATAACATGCTTAAACAAGCCCTCAAAAAAACATGATATGCAGAAACCATCATCAGGACCTTTGACTTACAGGCAGGCTGATTGTTTTCTGCATGCAAATAGCTTTTCTTCAGTGATGTTTGGCAGTGAAGATGCTTCGCAGATGGAAGATAAATCACGTCTCAAAGATGGAAATACCTGTGTAATGCCTGATACACCCCCACCAACTCCTTTAGTACCATGTCAAGGtagttctgaaaaaaacctaagaaaaCTGTCTAAGAAACTCAAGGGAGAATTAGCAAAGGAATTTGCACCTGCAACACCACCTTCTACACCATACAATCCATCTGTTACTGGTTTGTCTGAAACTGAACGTGACTCTTTGGAAAATGAGGAATTTATGCTGAAACTCATGCGGTCGCTTTCTGAAGAAGTGGAAAGTAGTGAAGATGAAGATCATTCTGAAATGCCCATTGAGAAGGAGGAACGTTCAGAAAAAACAATTCAGTATGCAGATTGCTTAGCTAGCCATGTAATTTCACTAGCGACTGAAATGGCTGCTTCCCATTTAGatggtaaaacaaacaaaagagaaactgatAGACAGGTTCAGTTAGGTATGCAAAACAGAAGATGTGGATATACTGCATTTATAAATATCCCAGAAGAGACATGCAATTCTTTATGGAATTATGCAGGTGATATGGCAGGAAAAGTCATCAATGAGGCCAAGAAAATAGTGAAATCAAGGCATTGTAAACTGTTGAGGTTGAAGCGGGTTAACTGTCAGGTGGATTGCCTTTATCTGAGAAGAGGTGATAAAGATTATAGTTCAAAAGAACGGTGCGGTCCAATGCAGGACCAGTGGCCGGGGGAGAGAGATTCAGCTGTACTTCCTTTACCACAAGGTTCAGGCATGACAGGTTTGACTTCCAAATACCCAAGCTGTGAAAGTGTGACTGACGAATATGCAGATCATATTATTCGAGTTTTGAAAAGAGAAGGTGGTAATGCTGAACTGCTGATGGATCAGTATGCTAGCAGACTTGCTTACAGGTCTATCAAATCAGGCTTACAGCAAGCtgctagaaaaaacaaattgagATACAACAGAAAGACATTTCCTGGGCAAAATGCGCAGGTAAATGGTAAGCTGGAGCTGATCAAAGCAGTGAATAAAGATGCAGTACAGCAAGTGAAAAGCAGCATTCATCACCGTGAAGACCAAACTTATGAAAGGGGTATTGgcacacagagaacagaatGCACAGAGttgttacatttttcagaatCCCTTGCTCACAGTATCACTTGTGATGTTAGGAAGAAATTGAAAATGTCGGGAGCATGTTTGCCAAAGTCTCTAACAGATTCCTGTCTATATAAAAAGACTGAATTTGATGAAGTCACAGGGGATCTTACTAAAACAAGATTTTCTAggacatttcttcctttctccccagaTCATAAACTGTATCATAGTACAGgcagtttaaatgaaaatggcTACAGTGAAGGCATTATTCAAGCTATAGAACAATATGCCAGGAAAGTAGCAGATGATACTCTAGAAAAGAGTTTAGAGTCGGCTGTTCTCCATgtggctgaaaacagaaaaaatgggGATAGACTCTCATATACTGAGAAACTGTCTCCTTTTTCTGGAACTGTGTGTAGATGTTGCAGTATGAAAGAACATCGGTACTGTACAGAAAGTACACCTCATCATCTACCTGCGTCAGAATCCTCCATTCCCGTGAGGCATTTTCTTCATCCTGGATTAGGTGGTGCTTGTCAAAAATCAAGAGTGTTTCAGCTTGATATTCCTAAAATTCACATTGATGTCGAACAGAAGACAGTGTTTTCTGACAAGGGGGCTACTGCGGCcataaagaaagcagaaggagaacTGAGTTACACAAGTGTGACAGCTGACAGTGGTATTGGACAAGATGGAGTCAGCTTTGCTGAAAGCCTTACTACTGAAATAATGACATCAGCTATGACTAATATTGGTCAGGCAGTTAACATAAG CTCTGTTGGAAGAGAAGGATTTCACTCTGTTGAATCTATCGTTAGCCAGCAGATGAGCCTTAGTATTGGTGATGATAGCACTGGGAGTTGGTCCAATCTAAGTTTTGAAGATGAACATCCTGATGAGAGCAGCAGTTTTCTTCACCTCAGTGACAG TAATGGTAACAGCAGTAGCTGGAGCAGTCTTGGTTTAGAAGGGGATATGTATGAGGAGAATTTATCCTTTCCAACATCAGACAG tgatggAACAGAAGATAAAGATGAGGACTCCAAGGATGCTGTAGAAG
- the AKAP11 gene encoding A-kinase anchor protein 11 isoform X7, which produces MDTYARAQGNRMKPRISVKKSFGEGVLHSMKSLLHSRKELCNVSADECLNREEQDNFIEITFIGFAEEMGTAHLQELAAVSAELPGVLKLLQLCKLKENEVIFLKDVKKTLAKPYDMKHQHQLPEVFCVMRLSPSFPRIKVDYIFTLLSKYTTGIRYAVEINSSQKHQTEISHGEDDDTNQSVSSIEDDFVTAFEHLDEDEPSKIQSAGACSFTSRNHRDAASQTIPAQCLEAVDSKILVGSAHRKSSARSSTLIDILGLKELSSVKNSVTTSISDPWIQRNFYKPYNPSDQGVNFLCKTLFSSSPAESSESDCSSPSPIIFLDEEGYQKSLKAKLQLPKIPVVKDGIEDSDSEVSEFFDSFDQFDELEQALENSCKVIRDPILGNPSQKRRTAREQLSSGSITMNPQKFKFDRPTLPANVKKPTPRKPESPYSSVFDVPDSPRPVKTSGEENGGLFSPIRSSAFSPLGSCGSSECLCRINLSGDGTGQNHDDAVYNSYSAYADSVSFEILDSVFHSESSSEQVCAGNYSKHKGIVLKEKKGQAADLKMRTGKEPDKHAKSKHKSLMIRDSIQKFATELVEKSFGSAFKDLQKGVSSCTNALCHLAARLTSSVFQMAFYEIGRRRAISLKERAINGIASFLVSEAITGALKELRHVKKQIFTNTVARFAADLAEELVFEGIMEVCQFSYPSTPTAAQPSSFDYEDKVVRSYARDLSESVIQEAFIELSQVDVTFTTQAAISVSMDNIKYVSAESMLESTQTSTVFPNFNDRVALKPIQDSKKEYTVQQALFCTSGVVSSIPVPLAGRALCQHQVSSDAYKAKDSTAPNSDDNMKIYKDTTHPFFTSRKREEEVASFRNIYLISDHSQSTENTPSLLRNRNDTKQTNNRSGMNNDSELTSGSKGINTFSGTMVDMIVNEAYEAITSSRVTKAVEEYTDFLTRKIIDKKPYVQCIGEDFPKNVFADHLAKYVIKQSVDESKTVLCNTGENLACNVSSQTYADTNRKEQCVIKKQEAEKQNNVSIIVEQQQMPLNNPCKCLLTPTHSVQRFSEPKDCWQEQKGHRFSSKSPPSCSTVTFAKHVLEDFTDTGSCLITCLNKPSKKHDMQKPSSGPLTYRQADCFLHANSFSSVMFGSEDASQMEDKSRLKDGNTCVMPDTPPPTPLVPCQGSSEKNLRKLSKKLKGELAKEFAPATPPSTPYNPSVTGLSETERDSLENEEFMLKLMRSLSEEVESSEDEDHSEMPIEKEERSEKTIQYADCLASHVISLATEMAASHLDGKTNKRETDRQVQLGMQNRRCGYTAFINIPEETCNSLWNYAGDMAGKVINEAKKIVKSRHCKLLRLKRVNCQVDCLYLRRGDKDYSSKERCGPMQDQWPGERDSAVLPLPQGSGMTGLTSKYPSCESVTDEYADHIIRVLKREGGNAELLMDQYASRLAYRSIKSGLQQAARKNKLRYNRKTFPGQNAQVNGKLELIKAVNKDAVQQVKSSIHHREDQTYERGIGTQRTECTELLHFSESLAHSITCDVRKKLKMSGACLPKSLTDSCLYKKTEFDEVTGDLTKTRFSRTFLPFSPDHKLYHSTGSLNENGYSEGIIQAIEQYARKVADDTLEKSLESAVLHVAENRKNGDRLSYTEKLSPFSGTVCRCCSMKEHRYCTESTPHHLPASESSIPVRHFLHPGLGGACQKSRVFQLDIPKIHIDVEQKTVFSDKGATAAIKKAEGELSYTSVTADSGIGQDGVSFAESLTTEIMTSAMTNIGQAVNISSVGREGFHSVESIVSQQMSLSIGDDSTGSWSNLSFEDEHPDESSSFLHLSDSDGTEDKDEDSKDAVEGLEQIRKTLAIVNIDLEPNLVDPQLRAALQWLAASETEVSGLHFHDAATREFVFLSRRLRERDWKVGDLLQAVLKYCEMIEKASDGEQALNKSLVGWLLENI; this is translated from the exons ATGGATACATACGCCAGGGCTCAGGGCAATCGAATGAAACCAAGAATATCTGTGAAAAAG agttttgGTGAAGGTGTACTGCACTCTATGAAGTCACTGCTACACAGCAGAAAAGAGTTATGCAATGTATCAGCAGATGAATGTCTAAATCGGGAAGAACAAGATAATTTTATTGAG attacATTTATAGGTTTTGCTGAAGAGATGGGTACTGCTCATTTGCAG GAGTTGGCAGCTGTTTCTGCAGAGCTCCCAGGTGTTCTGAAATTGCTCCAGTTGTGCAAACTAAAAGAAAACGAGGTTATATTTCTAAAAGATGTAAAGAAAACCTTGGCAAAACCCTATGACATGAAACATCAG CATCAGCTTCCTGAAGTGTTTTGTGTGATGAGACTGTCTCCTTCATTCCCAAGGATCAAAGTTGATTACATATTTACGTTGCTGAGCAAGTATACCACAGGCATAAGATATGCAGTGGAAATAAACTCATCGCAAAAGCATCAAACAGAGATATCCCATGGAGAAGATGATGACACTAATCAGTCAGTTTCTTCAATTGAAGATGATTTTGTCACTGCTTTCGAACACTTAGATGAAGATGAGCCTTCAAAGATACAAAGTGCTG gtgcaTGCAGCTTTACTTCTCGAAACCATCGAGATGCTGCTTCACAGACCATCCCTGCTCAATGTTTAGAAGCTGTTGACTCAAAGATCCTTGTGGGTTCTGCACATCGAAAGTCATCTGCCAGATCGTCGACTTTGATTGATATTTTGGGACTTAAGGAACTGTCCTCAGTAAAAAATTCAGTTACAACCTCAATTTCTGATCCTTGGATACAAAGGAATTTCTATAAGCCATATAATCCTTCTGATCAAGGTGttaattttttatgtaaaacattgttttcctcctctccagctgaaTCCTCTGAGTCAGATTGCTCCAGCCCAAGCCCCATTATCTTCTTAGATGAAGAAGGGTATCAAAAAAGCTTGAAGGCAAAACTTCAGCTACCAAAAATTCCAGTAGTGAAAGATGGTATAGAGGATTCAGACTCAGAAGTAAGTGAATTTTTTGATAGTTTTGATCAGTTCGATGAGCTGGAACAAGCCTTGGAAAACTCTTGTAAAGTTATTAGGGATCCCATCCTAGGAAATCCCTCCCAGAAAAGGAGGACTGCACGTGAACAATTGTCTTCTGGAAGCATTACAATGAATCCTCAGAAATTCAAGTTTGATCGTCCCACTCTCCCAGCCAATGTAAAGAAACCAACTCCTCGTAAACCAGAATCACCATATAGCAGCGTCTTTGATGTCCCAGATTCCCCTCGCCCAGTTAAAACATCAGGGGAAGAGAATGGAGGCTTGTTCAGCCCTATTAGATCATCGGCTTTCAGTCCACTAGGGAGCTGTGGTTCTTCTGAATGTTTATGTCGAATTAATCTCAGTGGAGATGGGACAGGTCAAAATCACGATGATGCAGTTTATAATAGTTATTCAGCCTACGCTGATAgtgtttcatttgaaatactggattctgtttttcattctgaGTCCTCATCAGAACAAGTATGTGCAGGAAATTATTCGAAACACAAAGGGattgttttgaaagagaaaaaaggtcaAGCTGCAGATCTCAAAATGAGAACTGGTAAGGAGCCAGATAAACACGCAAAATCTAAACATAAGTCATTAATGATTAGAGATAGCATTCAAAAATTTGCAACTGAATTAGTTGAAAAAAGTTTTGGCAGTGCATTTAAAGACCTGCAAAAAGGCGTTTCTTCATGCACCAATGCACTTTGTCATTTGGCTGCTAGGTTAActtcttcagtctttcaaaTGGCTTTTTATGAGATTGGAAGACGTAGAGCAATCTCCCTGAAGGAGCGTGCCATTAATGGGATAGCAAGCTTTTTGGTGAGTGAAGCTATAACTGGTGCTTTGAAAGAACTGCGGCAcgtaaagaaacaaatatttaccAACACGGTTGCACGGTTTGCGGCAGACCTTGCCGAAGAACTTGTGTTTGAAGGAATCATGGAAGTATGCCAGTTTTCGTATCCATCGACACCTACAGCTGCACAGCCTTCATCATTTGATTATGAAGACAAAGTGGTAAGATCCTATGCCAGAGATTTGTCTGAATCTGTCATTCAGGAGGCTTTTATTGAACTTTCTCAGGTTGATGTGACCTTCACAACACAAGCAGCCATTAGTGTTTCCATGGACAACATTAAATATGTGAGCGCAGAAAGTATGTTAGAGTCAACACAGACTTCCACagtttttcctaattttaacGATAGGGTAGCACTGAAGCCAATCCAAGATTCCAAGAAGGAATATACAGTACAGCAAGCTCTGTTTTGCACCTCTGGTGTTGTAAGTTCAATACCTGTGCCCTTAGCTGGAAGAGCTCTTTGTCAACATCAGGTTTCCTCTGATGCTTATAAAGCAAAAGATTCCACTGCTCCAAATTCTGATGACAATATGAAAATATACAAAGACACCACTCATCCATTTTTCAcaagcagaaagagagaggaggaagtcgcttctttcagaaatatatacCTAATTTCAGATCACAGTCAAAGTACTGAAAATACTCCATCACTCTTACGTAACCGAAACGataccaaacaaacaaataacagaTCTGGAATGAACAATGATTCAGAATTAACAAGTGGGTCAAAAGGCATTAATACTTTCTCTGGAACTATGGTAGATATGATAGTAAATGAAGCTTATGAAGCCATAACCTCATCTAGAGTAACAAAAGCAGTAGAAGAGTATACAgattttttaacaagaaaaataatagataAAAAACCTTATGTGCAATGTATTGGTGAAGATTTCCCCAAGAATGTGTTTGCAGATCACTTGGCCAAGTATGTCATAAAACAATCTGTAGATGAAAGTAAAACTGTGTTATGCAACACTGGTGAGAATTTAGCGTGTAATGTGAGCTCACAGACTTACGCAGATACCAATAGAAAAGAACAATGTGTGATAAAGAAGCAAGAGgctgagaaacaaaataatgtttctatAATTGTGGAACAACAACAGATGCCTTTGAATAATCCATGTAAATGTCTTCTTACTCCAACTCATTCTGTTCAGCGTTTTTCAGAACCTAAAGATTGTTGGCAGGAACAAAAAGGACACAGGTTTTCTTCAAAATCACCACCGTCTTGTTCCACTGTGACTTTTGCTAAGCATGTTCTCGAGGACTTTACTGACACAGGAAGCTGCTTAATAACATGCTTAAACAAGCCCTCAAAAAAACATGATATGCAGAAACCATCATCAGGACCTTTGACTTACAGGCAGGCTGATTGTTTTCTGCATGCAAATAGCTTTTCTTCAGTGATGTTTGGCAGTGAAGATGCTTCGCAGATGGAAGATAAATCACGTCTCAAAGATGGAAATACCTGTGTAATGCCTGATACACCCCCACCAACTCCTTTAGTACCATGTCAAGGtagttctgaaaaaaacctaagaaaaCTGTCTAAGAAACTCAAGGGAGAATTAGCAAAGGAATTTGCACCTGCAACACCACCTTCTACACCATACAATCCATCTGTTACTGGTTTGTCTGAAACTGAACGTGACTCTTTGGAAAATGAGGAATTTATGCTGAAACTCATGCGGTCGCTTTCTGAAGAAGTGGAAAGTAGTGAAGATGAAGATCATTCTGAAATGCCCATTGAGAAGGAGGAACGTTCAGAAAAAACAATTCAGTATGCAGATTGCTTAGCTAGCCATGTAATTTCACTAGCGACTGAAATGGCTGCTTCCCATTTAGatggtaaaacaaacaaaagagaaactgatAGACAGGTTCAGTTAGGTATGCAAAACAGAAGATGTGGATATACTGCATTTATAAATATCCCAGAAGAGACATGCAATTCTTTATGGAATTATGCAGGTGATATGGCAGGAAAAGTCATCAATGAGGCCAAGAAAATAGTGAAATCAAGGCATTGTAAACTGTTGAGGTTGAAGCGGGTTAACTGTCAGGTGGATTGCCTTTATCTGAGAAGAGGTGATAAAGATTATAGTTCAAAAGAACGGTGCGGTCCAATGCAGGACCAGTGGCCGGGGGAGAGAGATTCAGCTGTACTTCCTTTACCACAAGGTTCAGGCATGACAGGTTTGACTTCCAAATACCCAAGCTGTGAAAGTGTGACTGACGAATATGCAGATCATATTATTCGAGTTTTGAAAAGAGAAGGTGGTAATGCTGAACTGCTGATGGATCAGTATGCTAGCAGACTTGCTTACAGGTCTATCAAATCAGGCTTACAGCAAGCtgctagaaaaaacaaattgagATACAACAGAAAGACATTTCCTGGGCAAAATGCGCAGGTAAATGGTAAGCTGGAGCTGATCAAAGCAGTGAATAAAGATGCAGTACAGCAAGTGAAAAGCAGCATTCATCACCGTGAAGACCAAACTTATGAAAGGGGTATTGgcacacagagaacagaatGCACAGAGttgttacatttttcagaatCCCTTGCTCACAGTATCACTTGTGATGTTAGGAAGAAATTGAAAATGTCGGGAGCATGTTTGCCAAAGTCTCTAACAGATTCCTGTCTATATAAAAAGACTGAATTTGATGAAGTCACAGGGGATCTTACTAAAACAAGATTTTCTAggacatttcttcctttctccccagaTCATAAACTGTATCATAGTACAGgcagtttaaatgaaaatggcTACAGTGAAGGCATTATTCAAGCTATAGAACAATATGCCAGGAAAGTAGCAGATGATACTCTAGAAAAGAGTTTAGAGTCGGCTGTTCTCCATgtggctgaaaacagaaaaaatgggGATAGACTCTCATATACTGAGAAACTGTCTCCTTTTTCTGGAACTGTGTGTAGATGTTGCAGTATGAAAGAACATCGGTACTGTACAGAAAGTACACCTCATCATCTACCTGCGTCAGAATCCTCCATTCCCGTGAGGCATTTTCTTCATCCTGGATTAGGTGGTGCTTGTCAAAAATCAAGAGTGTTTCAGCTTGATATTCCTAAAATTCACATTGATGTCGAACAGAAGACAGTGTTTTCTGACAAGGGGGCTACTGCGGCcataaagaaagcagaaggagaacTGAGTTACACAAGTGTGACAGCTGACAGTGGTATTGGACAAGATGGAGTCAGCTTTGCTGAAAGCCTTACTACTGAAATAATGACATCAGCTATGACTAATATTGGTCAGGCAGTTAACATAAG CTCTGTTGGAAGAGAAGGATTTCACTCTGTTGAATCTATCGTTAGCCAGCAGATGAGCCTTAGTATTGGTGATGATAGCACTGGGAGTTGGTCCAATCTAAGTTTTGAAGATGAACATCCTGATGAGAGCAGCAGTTTTCTTCACCTCAGTGACAG tgatggAACAGAAGATAAAGATGAGGACTCCAAGGATGCTGTAGAAG